ggaaggagggagcgtgagtttgacagacggatcggtgcggcggctgcagtaatgcggtcggtgtatcggtccgtcgtggtgaagagggagctgagccgaaaggcaaagctctcaatttaccggtcaatctacgttcctaccctcacctatggtcatgagctttgggtcatgaccgaaagggcaaggtcacggatacaagcggctgaaatgagcttcctccgcagggtggctgggcgctcccttagagataaggtgaggagctctgtcacccgggaggagctgctcctccacatcgagaggagccagctgaggtggctcgggcatctagttcggatgcctcctggacgcctccctggggaggtgttccgggcatgtcccaccggtaggaggccccgaggaagacctaggactcgctggagagactacgtctctcggctggcctgggaacgtcttggggtcccaccggaagagctggaggaagtgtccggggagagcaaagtctggaactctctgcttagactgctgcccccgcgacccggccacggataagcggatgaaaatggatggatggatggatctatATTGTAAAGGACAAAAATGAGGAGAGCCATATTTTCAGGATCCAGGATGCTACCACGGACCGAAAAAGTTGTGCATCATGACATAATAATGCCAGTGTCCCCCCCCGGGACAATATGGAGACTGACCCTACTGGTGACATGATCGTGATGACAAGCGAGGGATGTTCTAATGGTGCAGACAGcttagttgttgctgatgtTTCACCTGTTCCAAGCACTTGCACTGACAGTTATGGTGTAGTGGTCGATGGTGTTTTAGAGAGGGCTGTTGTGACCAGAGCGGGTAGATTGAGCAGTTTCGACCAGAGCGGGTAGATTGTTGAAACCACATTTTTGTACAAGTTTGTACACAATTTGGGCAAATGGTTTGGATTTAATTAGTTTGCCAGAATATGGGGGATTATCTTAATTTGTGGATTTGAATTCTCTGCAGAATGTACTTTCAAGTCCAGGTGCCAAAATATTATGATCTAGCAGGTGATTAACTGCATGTCCTTACCTGTCCAGAGCCAAGTTCTGGACTGTCACCTGTCAGGTGCTGCTTGTTATGGAGGTGTGGTAGGTGCAAATGGAAGGAAATCTAAGTATAAATCCAGTTTCAGTGCAGTGACATACTATACAGAGTATGGTGGTGTATGCTGGTTTAGCTGTACATGCTGGTGCCAAGGTCATAGCTTTTTgtaacttttctttttctgttttctgcctctTATTTATACATTCTCTATGTTtctctcatcctcctcgtctgccactaatttccttttttaattcttttatttgatttgtgaCACCCTGCTTCTGGAAACTCATTCATCAATTCACATTTCAAGACAGGTAATACTTTATCTTCTTAATACTTTACTAATTATAGATATTATAAATACTGCAATAACACGGCATGTGAAAGTGGTAACATGATCACTGGAAAGgtaaacatgaacaaaaacaagaatcaACAATGACaaagtcaaattaaataaattgatCTCCGAATCACCCAATGAACAGCACAGATGCATGCTGAGTTCTAGCTCCTGTTGCTGCCACACTTTTCTGCAATGTTGCCCTTCTTTTCATCTGTTGTTGGTTTGAAAATGGTGACTCTGTAGTATTGCAGTTCCTTAATACTCTCCAAGATGTCATCCAAGGCTCTGAAAAAGAAACTTAAATATGTGATACCAAAACAGAGAATCTCTCAGGATAACACCTATGTCTGTCTGGCATCATTGTCTCTAGGAGTGAAAAGCGGAGGACTGATGAgtgaataatatatatattgataTTTCATTTGAAGATTAATGTCAAAATTTCATTTATAAATatgaaattaaaagaaaaatttacTTCTTATGGTATACCTGTGGACAGCTTTTTTCTGAGGCGCCATTTTGTATTCTTCTGGAAACCACCGCCTGCatgtttataaaaaaatatatatatgttttgtATCAAATAAACAATTTGGGAGTGGACATTGTACAAGTGGAGCTAAAAAATAAATCCAATCCAACACCTTGATGGCTTACATCTCTGCAGCAGTAAATGTGACCAATCCTATTCCATTTCAGTTTTAGCATTTATTAATACAATTATACAACTGAAAGTGCCTGGTAGCTCAATGGGTAGAGAGTCGGCCTGGGAAGCAGACGGTCAGCAGTTCGATCCTTCCTGCTGTGTGTCCCCCCaagggatgggtcaaatgcagaagaCAAATTTCATTGGAATAAAATGGCATATGGGTAGAGTCACCGTAGGAAAATTGAAATGAGTTGGAAGCCAAATAGATCCATGACCATGACACTTCATACTAACTCATTGGCCTCCCATGTGTGGCCCCAATGGGATCTTGTATCTTATGTTATAATAACAACAAAGACGACTTATGTAAAGCTGACCTTGTGTGGCTTGGAAGTACCACAGTGAACCCTTCATTTCACCcaactgacagctgggatagacGCCAACATGCCCATAACCCTTACTTTAAGTGGCTAAAAGTGAGTTTGTTGTGGTTTGCAGAGCAAGTCAAGTTTGTGCAGCAAAGAAAGCTATGCTTTAGATGTTCAAAACCTGGACACCACTCAAGGGTTTGAGAGGAGGAGTATCTGTGACACCTGTAAAGGAAAACACCCAACAGCCTTGCATGAAGACAGAGGTGCTaaggaaggaaaaagaaaacaacacatcatAAAAGAAACTGAGAGCAAGAAGCGTCCCACAGAAAGGTCCGACCAAACATCAGAAAACCGTCAGATCAATGAGATGTCAAATAAGGTTGTATCCAATCGAGTGGTCCAAGATATGAGCAGTTACTTACACATCTACAGTTGTTCCAGTGTTGCTTTCAACAGTAAATAACATAGAAAATGAGGTCGTTGTATATGTTTTGCTCGGCAAACAAAGTGACACAACATTCATCTTACAAGAAAAGGCAGATGCTCTAGACACACCTAAAGAGCCCATTTAGTTAAAAATCTCTACTCTGTTATCCCACACAAGGACAAGGTCACTTGCAGCGTCCATCCGCTTCATTGAGAGAAACTTTTATGTGGACGATGGATTGATTAGTGTCTCCACAAACAAAGAAGCAGCTATGTTAGTAAGTGAGGCAAGACAGCTCTATGGTACAGGGAAGCTGCTAGAAATGTGTAGACTTTGCCAGTAATTTCCAGAACTTCCTGGACAATGGTTCCTCCTGGAAGtaaggggcggggccaggcctttaaaTAGAGTGGCCAAACCCCATTGGAGGGGAGAGTACGTTTGATTCAGAGCAAGAAATGGTTTGGGTTTGGTTTTCACCTTtaaaaggtttttctttttcattctttttttgcttcacctgtgtttttgttttggtcacctgtaaatactgtacatggattTTGCACTGCACATTTTGAGCTCAATAAACATACCGTCTGCGAGCAAGCAATCatccctttgttgtttttgaacGGTTTTCCTACGTCTTGAGTGAGCAGACAGGGACGTCTGCTCACTCATCTTGGTGTTCCAGACATCTTGGTGTTCCAAAGAACACCATGATCGGCAAATTCATCACTAGTCCTCACAGATGAAAGCAGGTTCATGACTGAGTCTGGAGATGCCATTTAGAAGGTATTGCTGTAGACTGGCCCGCCCATTCCCCAGACCTGAATCTAATTGAGCACATCTGGGACATCATGTCTCGCTTCATCTATCAATGCCATGTTGCACCACAGACTGTCCAGGAGTTGGTGGATGCTTTAGTCCAGGTCAGAAGGAGAACCCTCAGGAGACCATCCACCACCGTTAATGAATTTGATTTCCATTGACAATTTCGAGATTCTGTTGTCAGCACATTCAATTATGAAAGTATTTTATAagaatatttcatttatttagatCTAGGAGCAGTGTTATGTCTGAAGTCTGAAATATATAGGGTGAATAGgaaaggggccagtacagtcccctgtggggcccctacactgcaggtctgtgtcagacacacagtccctggccaCACAGTACCTCACAAACattggcctgtttgtgaggtattccataatccactctgtcagatgcaagtccacaccagcctcctctaGTTTGtctttcagaagcaccggctggatggtgaaCCACGACTTGTTGTTGGCGAAACACCGTTCCACcctggagggaacagtgttttcacagtagAAGTTGATATAGTCCGCTACACAATCTGTGTTTATgccctccccatgtgggtcgcagagctccgttcACACAGTAGTGTTAAAACAGTCTCTGAGAGCCTCCTCACTCTCAGCCTGTTCACTATGTGGGACACCACCAGCTGCCTGTGTactacaggtttatacacagacaGGAGATGCAGCTCTGCCCAGGGATGGGAGGCATGATGTGCTGTAGACCTCTTTAGTGCTGGCATAGAATAGGTCCAGTATTTTATTGTCTCTTGTAGGGCAGGtgacatactgggtgtatgtgggcagagcagctgaagggggCACATGGTTGAAGTCCCCAGAAATCAGGAAGTGGTCCTGtagatgctgtgtttgcagcctgctggtgactgagagcagggtctcagaagctctGTCAATGTTAGCGGAGGGTAGGACGTACACAGCCATTATTGTAACATGTGTAAACCGCCGGAGCAGATAGAATGGCCTCATATCTACTGCTAGCAGCTGTAGATATGATATGACTAAAAAACCCGGCCAGGCCCCTCTcattcctcttaccgctgtccTCCGTCCTATCCGCTcgcagcagatgaaaattgtccagtaacacagtcgagtccgggatgagtaaAGTcggccaggtctccgtgaacagtaGGACGCTGCTTGTCCTGTACTCCAGCTGAGGCCATGTGAGCTCAGCGTGCTTGTCCATCTTGTTGGGAAGAGATCTCACGTTTCCCATGATGAAGGACGGGAGAGTGGGCGCTTTTTCATATCCCAGCATTGTAAAAACACAGTATCAAATAAGATGACTTTGAGAGACAATACACACACTCAATCACTGACCTGCAGAGTTCCTTTATAGTGCTGACGTCAATGATTCTGTAGTGAAAATGATGCATTAACTGTGGCATATACTTTTCCAGGAACCTTTTGTCTGCATGCACAGAGTTGCCTGAAATCAAAAAAAGTCAAATCATATCTCAACAGCtgatttgttttctgcagtGTAACGGGGAAACCTACCAGCAAGGTGGCATTGTCCTGGTGGGGTGTGCTGCCTCACAAATGACAGGAACTCATATTGTGCATGCTCCAGTGTAATTTGACTGTCCTTTACAGCCTGGGTTAGTCCTGACTGAAATAAAGTAATGAATACATATTGTTACAGTCTAATTATTTAGCCCCCTAATGAATTACTAAGTTATTCAATAAAAATGTCCATATGCAAAGACTTAATagtttatttgtctaaaaatgtatataaattaCACTGAAtttgagaaaataaaacatgaaagtGGCTGAAGCCTTAAACCcataaataaatgtatctgaagagaattgggagttgtttaaacagagctgaataagCTGAAGCAGGTGAATTTCACTGAGAAGAGTTAAAAAAGATTTGATCACCTGCACTCAATTCTACATTGATGAGGAAAGGGAACatgcaagtctttgtacatgccCCTAGGTTTTCTTAGCTCTGTTAGTTTAGCTCCGAGCTTAACGTAACTGTGGTCCGTTGAGGCAGTGGCGGACTCTAACAGAATTGGCAAATTCATCAGAAGGGCTGGTTGTTGAGAGGAGGGTGCGGGTCAAATGCCTTTTAATCGTGGACAAAATCTCCCACCTTCTACACAGTGTGCTGACTTGACAGACAGCATTAAAGAaatacttcaccaattttcaatgagggttgaccaaaattATGTAGAGTTGTACTGAAGGAAGGGACACTGCGATCTCTATGCAAAGACATTATCATTCATTCCATTGTATCTATCCACCAGGGCAGCTAAAGGTCACGTCTAAAGGTGACATCTAGCAGCTCTCAgcccacagcagagagcagagaccCAGAATCCAGCAGCAGAGCGCATCTGTTTTGAGAATGCATCTGTAGAACAAGAACTGGCAGCTGAAAGTCGAGCCTGCAGCAAATAGCCAGCTGCATTGTGTCTCTGCACGGTGCAATGTAATGTAACAAAGTAAGTAATTGATGTGTGTGCataatatgtttgtgtgtacataTTCAACAGGgagaccataaaccatgtttttcctATCAAGGTAAGGCCACTTTAAAAATGTGGGGACATTTGGCAGGGCCCCACCACTCCAAAGGCTTTTTTGATGAtcattctaacctcagccctaataTTACATCTTGGAGTTTTGATTCAGATTAAAGCAAAGgttagacatctgcctttatttgtgatggttagggttagggtaaggtgctagggaaggcattatgtcaatggtgaacccccacgtagatgtgaaacacaactttgtgtgtgtgtgtgtgtgtgtgtgtgtgtgtgtgtgtgtgtgtgtgtgtgtgtcatacagTATAAGTCATACCTGCCATCATTCTGTTATTGTTTCCTTTTAGTTCCTTTTCTATCTGTGATAGAAAAAAGTGATTTGAGTCTTGTACGTTCTGCCCTGGCTTCCATGTCCCGCTTTGTTTCTAAAACTTTGTCCTAGATTCTCCTTTAGTTATAATAGTATGTGTTAAGGTCACactgaaccatctcttagttaaccTGCTATAAACAGAGGCTGCTGGGGGACATTGTTCATACGCAGAGCTCCTCTATTTTTGTATCCATTCATTCCATCCACTAACCTGCCATCATTATTCTACATGTAATTAACTTTGTCTCCCATAGttgtccttctctctctgtcctcatctacaAGAATCATCAGACTCAGTTACTGATCCAAGCATCCAGCCTGTGTTCagtcactggtccaaccatcctgcctgtgttcattGGTCCAGCTGTAGGTACGTTTTTCTTCTCCACTATGTCAAAGtacagttaaaaaaataaagacactaCATTTTAGATTAACAATAGAAGCTATAAAAAATGTATGTGCAGTAAATGTGTTACCGCAGTTTCTGTACTTATTTCAGTTGCAACCTGTGAAAATCTGTCTCTAAAACCACAGCcatttgtgtaaaatattttttggAAAGAATAACTaaaggaaatggaaaaatgaTTGGAAGTTACATTTCTGTAACCTTGGGTGACGGGTCAACTGCAAAGATATTTTCCCGCATTGCTGGCCCATTTTCTGATTAGAAAATGGGCACAGAATCACAAACAGAATGTTTTGTCTGACAACATTATTGAATATGTATctaaatttcacatttcaccGTGCTTTGCAAAATAGTACTGCTACTTGCCACACACAGTTTACCTTTCCATGATGCTCTTTACACCACTCTGACATGCCATCCAGCAACTCATCTGGTTGGTTAATTATCAAGTTGGGCCCCtgccagatgaaaacagaattcAGCAATAGAGATATAAAGATATAAGAGATACAgatatagatagagagagagcgatagagAGATAGATGCAATTGAGTTGATTTTAATATACCTCAGCCAAAATGTtgaggtcagagtctgtgaTGATGCATGCCATTTCAATAATCTGGTCTCTCTCAATGTCCAAACCTGTCATCTTGAATATAAATGTATGTGTTAGTTTTACTAATGTTAGTTAGGCCATCAAAATGCATTCATTTCATTATGTACAATGACCACAGTAAATATTTAACACAATAAAAACTTAAATTATTTTGCaatttactgtaggtgtaagAATTACATAAATGCAGATTCTGAATCTAATATGTATACATATTGTTACTCACAATTTTTTGATGGAAGAGAAAATGTAACCAAATACAGGGTTCATTAAATGTCATCTGGAAAGTACACACCAAAGTAGCACCTGACACTGATGCCTAAATTTGTAGGTCAAAGAGCAGagtgtttaattaaaaagaaacttttttttaacaatagtAGAAAAACACTTAAGGTAGTTTATACAAGCCAATGACAAGTAGTACACTGGAATATTTTTactatgttgtttttttcatttccctTTAGCCCGTGAGGCAAAACAGaatgtatgttttattaagTTAGGTAAAAGTGTGCAGCAATGGCTCAGGAGATAGAGCTGTCACAATCTTGGGATTGAATGGGTGAATAAGACTGTGTCAAAGTGCTTTAATAATAAGGTAGAAAAGAACTAGCACTATATAAATGCAGACCACCACCTAGCCTAATAT
This Betta splendens chromosome 14, fBetSpl5.4, whole genome shotgun sequence DNA region includes the following protein-coding sequences:
- the smfn gene encoding small fragment nuclease isoform X4; its protein translation is MSSDALSHRMIWVDMEMTGLDIERDQIIEMACIITDSDLNILAEGPNLIINQPDELLDGMSEWCKEHHGKSGLTQAVKDSQITLEHAQYEFLSFVRQHTPPGQCHLAGNSVHADKRFLEKYMPQLMHHFHYRIIDVSTIKELCRRWFPEEYKMAPQKKAVHRALDDILESIKELQYYRVTIFKPTTDEKKGNIAEKCGSNRS
- the smfn gene encoding small fragment nuclease isoform X5 yields the protein MTFNEPCIWLHFLFHQKIMTGLDIERDQIIEMACIITDSDLNILAEGPNLIINQPDELLDGMSEWCKEHHGKSGLTQAVKDSQITLEHAQYEFLSFVRQHTPPGQCHLAGNSVHADKRFLEKYMPQLMHHFHYRIIDVSTIKELCRWTSTLSSHGLSWSTGQAASYCSRRPGRLYSSRTRLCYWTIFICCERIGRRTASF
- the smfn gene encoding small fragment nuclease isoform X2 → MTGLDIERDQIIEMACIITDSDLNILAEGPNLIINQPDELLDGMSEWCKEHHGKSGLTQAVKDSQITLEHAQYEFLSFVRQHTPPGQCHLAGNSVHADKRFLEKYMPQLMHHFHYRIIDVSTIKELCRWTSTLSSHGLSWSTGQAASYCSRRPGRLYSSRTRLCYWTIFICCERIGRRTAAVVSRRIQNGASEKSCPQVYHKKALDDILESIKELQYYRVTIFKPTTDEKKGNIAEKCGSNRS
- the smfn gene encoding small fragment nuclease isoform X1: MTFNEPCIWLHFLFHQKIMTGLDIERDQIIEMACIITDSDLNILAEGPNLIINQPDELLDGMSEWCKEHHGKSGLTQAVKDSQITLEHAQYEFLSFVRQHTPPGQCHLAGNSVHADKRFLEKYMPQLMHHFHYRIIDVSTIKELCRWTSTLSSHGLSWSTGQAASYCSRRPGRLYSSRTRLCYWTIFICCERIGRRTAAVVSRRIQNGASEKSCPQVYHKKALDDILESIKELQYYRVTIFKPTTDEKKGNIAEKCGSNRS
- the smfn gene encoding small fragment nuclease isoform X3, coding for MTFNEPCIWLHFLFHQKIMTGLDIERDQIIEMACIITDSDLNILAEGPNLIINQPDELLDGMSEWCKEHHGKSGLTQAVKDSQITLEHAQYEFLSFVRQHTPPGQCHLAGNSVHADKRFLEKYMPQLMHHFHYRIIDVSTIKELCRWTSTLSSHGLSWSTGQAASYCSRRPGRLYSSRTRLCYWTIFICCERIGRRTAAVVSRRIQNGASEKSCPQSLG